A genomic stretch from Setaria italica strain Yugu1 chromosome VII, Setaria_italica_v2.0, whole genome shotgun sequence includes:
- the LOC101760067 gene encoding probable galactinol--sucrose galactosyltransferase 2: MALTRLMSPRPPCSLPLPSPSYKNISGCCCHRGRRLLVRRAMPVASQHLSTATPLPPPSPQRQQMMARLEHGSLMVGGRELLARAPPNVTLRPADAEAAPGAAFLGARAAAPSSRHVFPVGTLASGWRWLSLFRFKIWWMVPATGAGAATVPAETQMMLLESRDEEGSAAAEGGAVYALMLPALDGDFRVSLQGSPENELQFCLESGDPEVQTMEAVDAVFINSGDNPFKLMKESIKLLSKIKGNFKHIGDKEIPANLDWFGWCTWDAFYKAVNPAGIEEGLKSLREGGVPPRFLIIDDGWQETVDEFEEVDETLREQTMFAQRLTDLKENHKFRGETCKNLGDLVKRIKEKHGVKYVYMWHALLGYWGGVQVTSDVMKKYNPKLVYPVQSPGNVANLRDIAMDSLEKFGVGIIDPDKIFEFYSDQHSYLSSVGVDGVKVDVQNVLETLGHGFGGRVAVTQKYQQALEESIAQNFKRNNLICCMSHNSDCIFSALKSAVARASEDFMPREPTLQTLHIASVSFNSILLGEIFIPDWDMFHSKHESAEFHGAARALSGGGVYVSDKPGVHDFSVLKKLVLPDGSILRARYAGRPARDCLFNDPVMDGKSLLKIWNLNNFSGVIGVFNCQGAGQWVWPVKDIDYVPTSINITGHLSPSDLESLEEIAGDNWSGETAVYAFNSCSLSRLQKHQNLEVSLSTMACEIYTISPIKVFGEAVQFAPLGLINMFNSGGALDDISSTADSSATTIHVRCRGPGRFGAYSATRPENCRVDGQQVEFCHTEDDLLAFDLPRSSSRDGDLWCIEILYRTS, translated from the exons ATGGCGCTGACGAGGCTGATgtccccgcggccgccgtgcTCGCTCCCGCTTCCTTCTCCGTCGTATAAGAACATCtctggctgctgctgccaccgcggccgccgactCCTCGTCCGCAGAGCAATGCCGGTAGCCTCCCAGCACCTTAGCACCGCCACGCCCCTGCCCCCGCCCTCGCCGCAGCGGCAGCAGATGATGGCGCGGCTCGAGCATGGGTCTTTGATGGTCGGCGGGCGGGAGCTGCTCGCCCGCGCCCCGCCCAACGTCACCCTCCGCCCCGCTGACGCCGAGGCCGCCCCGGGCGCCGCGTTCCTCGGcgccagggcggcggcgccgtccagCCGCCACGTGTTCCCCGTCGGCACCCTGGCAAG TGGGTGGAGGTGGTTGTCCCTGTTCAGGTTCAAGATCTGGTGGATGGTCCCGGccacgggcgccggcgccgcgaccGTGCCGGCGGAGACGCAGATGATGCTCTTAGAGTCCAGGGATGAGGAGGGttccgccgccgcggagggggGCGCGGTGTACGCACTGATGCTGCCGGCTCTTGACGGCGATTTCAGGGTCAGCCTTCAGGGGAGCCCCGAGAACGAGCTCCAGTTCTGCTTGGAGAGCG GTGATCCTGAGGTCCAGACGATGGAAGCAGTTGATGCAGTATTCATCAACTCAGGGGATAATCCATTCAAGCTAATGAAGGAATCCATCAA GCTGCTATCAAAGATCAAAGGAAACTTCAAGCATATTGGGGACAAGGAG ATCCCTGCAAATTTGGACTGGTTTGGGTGGTGCACCTGGGATGCATTTTACAAGGCTGTTAACCCAGCAGGGATCGAGGAGGGCCTTAAGAG TCTGCGAGAAGGTGGTGTGCCACCGAGGTTTCTGATTATAGATGATGGTTGGCAAGAAACAGTTGATGAATTCGAGGAAGTGGATGAAACCCTCCGTGAGCAGACCAT GTTTGCGCAGAGGCTGACTGATCTGAAGGAGAATCACAAGTTCAGGGGAGAGACCTGCAAGAATCTTGGGGACCTTGTCAAGAGGATCAAAGAAAAACATGGAGTCAA GTACGTTTACATGTGGCATGCTTTACTTGGGTATTGGGGAGGTGTCCAAGTAACATCTGATGTGATGAAGAAGTACAATCCAAAGCTTGTTTACCCAGTCCAATCACCGGGTAATGTTGCCAATCTGAGGGATATTGCCATGGACAGCTTGGAGAAATTTGGAGTGGGCATCATTGATCCTGACAAGATTTTTGAGTTCTACAGTGATCAGCACAGCTACCTTTCTAGTGTGGGTGTGGATGGTGTGAAGGTTGATGTGCAGAACGTGTTGGAAACTCTTGGGCATGGCTTTGGTGGCCGTGTTGCAGTAACACAAAAGTATCAGCAAGCTCTTGAGGAGTCCATTGCCCAGAACTTCAAAAGAAACAACCTAATCTGCTGCATGAGTCACAATTCAGACTGCATCTTTAG TGCCTTGAAGAGTGCAGTTGCTAGAGCCTCTGAAGATTTCATGCCTCGGGAACCAACACTGCAAACTCTGCACATTGCTTCTGTGTCATTCAATAGCATCTTGTTGGGAGAAATCTTCATACCTGACTGGGATATGTTCCAT AGCAAGCATGAATCAGCAGAATTTCATGGAGCAGCTAGAGCACTGAGTGGAGGTGGTGTGTATGTGAG TGACAAACCCGGGGTGCATGACTTCAGTGTTCTCAAAAAGCTTGTTCTACCAGATGGCTCGATTCTAAGAGCAAGGTATGCTGGTCGTCCTGCACGTGATTGTCTGTTCAATGACCCAGTGATGGATGGCAAAAG TCTGCTGAAAATATGGAACCTGAATAATTTTTCTGGTGTCATCGGAGTGTTCAATTGTCAGGGAGCCGGGCAATGGGTTTGGCCAGTGAAAGATATTGATTATGTGCCCACCAGTATCAACATCACTGGTCATCTCTCACCTTCAGATTTAGAATCTCTCGAGGAGATAGCCGGTGATAATTGGAGTGGAGAGACTGCAGTATATGCTTTCAATTCAT GTTCTCTTTCAAGGCTTCAGAAGCACCAAAATTTGGAGGTTTCACTGTCTACCATGGCATGTGAGATCTACACTATTTCACCGATAAAG GTTTTCGGTGAAGCCGTTCAGTTTGCGCCTCTCGGACTGATCAACATGTTCAACTCCGGTGGTGCACTCGATGACATCTCGAGCACCGCTGATTCCTCAGCTACCACAATTCACGTCAGGTGCCGAGGTCCAGGGCGGTTTGGGGCGTATTCAGCCACCAGGCCGGAGAATTGCAGGGTTGATGGACAGCAAGTGGAGTTCTGTCATACAGAGGATGACCTGCTAGCCTTTGACCTTCCTCGCAGTTCATCCCGCGACGGCGACCTGTGGTGCATTGAGATTCTCTACAGAACTTCCTGA
- the LOC101761167 gene encoding protein JINGUBANG-like, translating to MQLLPRLCMATGNGDGDGEGSGKGDSSSGKLATAVSSSSSTVSTSSSAAAAAVSEASSSTSLPSLPSLSAAPSASLAASFVHVTTLRPLSAAPASSAAAVVAAGDYSLHGLVVARPSSVALHDMSTLEATSTSDAEDAAAGAGSVKCVAHLHGGGAAVTGHQDGRLRLWRASSRTPARLRLAAALPTVADRLRRFPVPSNHVAVRRHHRRLWIEHADTVSGVAASADGRLLFSVSWDKTLKVWALPSLRCLQSLPAHDDAVNAVAVALDGTVYTASADKRVRVWAPRPAPDDKPRRARGKKHRPAYHLVATLSRHTAAVNALAVGCGGQALYSGGNDRSVVVWEREDSASHMVAIGALRGHRKAVLSIACAAGGLVVSGSADQTVRAWRRAADGRGYACVAVIEGHGAAVRSVAAAPAPALAPQKRRPRGDGGGEEEEWRVCSASFDGEVRVWSLRVSSGL from the coding sequence ATGCAGCTTCTCCCGCGGCTCTGCATGGCCACCggcaacggcgacggcgacggggagggGAGCGGCAAGGGCGACAGCAGCAGCGGCAAGCTGGCCACGGCggtgtcgtcgtcctcgtcgaccGTCTCCACGtcgtcctccgccgcggcggccgccgtgtCCGAGGCATCCTCGTCGACGTCCCTCCCTTCGCTCCCTTCGCTCTCGGCCGCGCCGAGCGCCAGCCTCGCTGCCTCGTTCGTCCACGTCACCACGCTCCGTCCCCTGTCCGCGGCCCCCGCGTCATcggccgctgccgtcgtcgcgGCGGGGGACTACTCCCtccatggcctcgtcgtcgcgCGGCCGTCGTCCGTGGCGCTCCACGACATGTCCACGCTCGAAGCGACCTCCACCTCCGACGcggaggacgccgcggcgggcgcgggctcCGTGAAGTGCGTGGCGcacctccacggcggcggcgccgcggtgaCGGGCCACCAGGacgggcggctgcggctgtggcGGGCCTCCTCGCGCACGCCCGccaggctccgcctcgccgccgcgctccccaCGGTCGCCGACCGCCTCCGCCGGTTCCCCGTCCCTTCCAACCACGtggccgtccgccgccaccaccgccggctctGGATCGAGCACGCTGACACCGTGTCCGGCGTTGCGGCCTCCGCCGACGGCCGCCTCCTATTCTCCGTCTCCTGGGACAAGACCCTCAAGGTGTGGGCCCTCCCGTCGCTCCGCTGCCTGCAGTCGCTGCCCGCGCACGACGACGCCGTGAACGCCGTCGCCGTGGCGCTCGACGGCACCGTCTACACGGCATCCGCCGACAAGCGCGTCCGCGTGTGGgcgccccgccccgcgcccgACGACAAgccccggcgcgcgcgcggcaagAAGCACAGGCCCGCCTACCACCTGGTCGCCACCCTGTCCCGGCACACGGCGGCGGTGAACGCCCTGGCCGTCGGGTGCGGTGGCCAGGCGCTGTACTCCGGCGGCAACGACCGGTCCGTCGTGGTGTGGGAGCGGGAGGACAGCGCTAGCCACATGGTGGCGATCGGGGCGCTGCGGGGCCACCGCAAGGCCGTGCTCTCCATCGcgtgcgccgccggcgggctcgTCGTCAGCGGGTCGGCGGACCAGACGGTGCGCGCCTGGCGGCGCGCCGCGGACGGCAGGGGGTACGCGTGCGTCGCCGTGATCGAGGGGCACGGCGCCGCGGTCAGGTCggtcgcggcggcgcccgcgcccgcgctcgCGCCGCAGAAGCGGCGTCCgcggggagacggcggcggcgaggaggaggagtggcGGGTGTGCAGCGCGAGCTTCGACGGCGAGGTGCGGGTCTGGTCGCTGCGGGTGTCGTCGGGCTTGTAG
- the LOC101759663 gene encoding uncharacterized protein LOC101759663, which produces MLLRAPPQTLWPSPRPRLLSPAPRCSNSNDAQPSPAPSSQTAAAGSVRRLVLPPEGRAKLDPRPDRDFYAFPRLVTHVDDGFIAALTDLYRERLCAGWDVLDLMSSWVSHLPPEVPFRRVVGHGLNAQELARNPRLDYFFVKDLNTDQQLELESGSFDAVLCTVSVQYLQSPEKVFAEILRVLKPGGVCIVSFSNRMFYEKAIAAWREGTAYSRVQLVTQYFQCVEGFTQPEVIRKLPSAGGSASVSPLDAVMRLFGMASSDPFYAVISYRNFKPM; this is translated from the exons ATGCTGCTCCGCGCCCCTCCCCAGACGCTGtggccgtcgccgcggccgcggctgctctcccccgcgccgcgatGCTCCAATTCCAACGACGCccagccgtcgccggcgccttcATCCCaaacggccgccgccggcagcgttCGTCGCCTGGTGCTCCCACCCGAGGGCCGCGCGAAGCTGGACCCGCGCCCGGACCGCGACTTCTACGCGTTCCCGCGGCTCGTGACGCACGTGGACGACGGCTTCATCGCCGCGCTCACGGACCTCTACCGGGAGCGCCTCTGCGCCGGGTGGGACGTGCTCGACCTCATGAGCTCCTGGGTCAGCCACCTGCCGCCGGAGGTCCCGTTCCGCCGCGTCGTCGGCCACGGCCTCAACGCGCAGGAGCTCGCCCGGAACCCGCGCCTCGACTACTTCTTCGTCAAGGACCTCAACACGGACCAGCAGCTCGAGCTCGAGAGCGGCAGCTTCGACGCCGTGCTCTGCACCGTCAGCGTGCAGTACCTGCAGTCCCCTGAGAAG GTGTTCGCGGAGATCCTCCGGGTGCTGAAGCCGGGGGGAGTGTGCATCGTGAGCTTCAGCAACCGGATGTTCTACGAGAAGGCCATCGCCGCGTGGCGGGAGGGCACCGCGTACAGCCGCGTCCAGCTCGTGACGCAGTACTTCCAGTGCGTGGAGGGGTTCACACAGCCCGAGGTGATCAGGAAGCTGCCGTCGGCTGGCGGGTCGGCGTCGGTGTCGCCGCTGGACGCCGTGATGAGGCTGTTCGGCATGGCCAGCTCCGACCCGTTCTACGCCGTCATCTCGTATAGGAACTTCAAGCCAATGTAA
- the LOC101760765 gene encoding uncharacterized protein LOC101760765, with protein MKPCCPAAAWLVCVLALLACRRHERAAAAVPTLSTASRWVVDEGGSRVKLACVNWPSHLEPMLAEGLSKRPVGAIAAAVAAMGFNCVRLTWPTFLATDASYGELTVAQSFQRLNLTESLAGIRANNPDFVDLKLIDALKAVVSSLGKHDVMVILDNHLSKPGWCCSNTDGNGFFGDTYFDPDVWVAGLKKMAAMFAGVDNVVGMSLRNELRGPRQNANDWYKYMQLGAEAVHGANPRVLVILSGLSFDNDLAFINSRPVNLSFSGKAAFEVHWYSFSNSQEWGSGNANQACARITAGVARRALYLLDKGWPVILSEFGVDNRGGNTNDNRYYGCAAAAAADLDMDWALWALQGSYYLREGVRDLDEVYGVLDRAWSGPRNASALSRVQALQRPLRGPGLDQVPPYTVLFHPVTGTCVLRRRSPPLELGPCSETEAWAYSAQEQRLAVAPRDGSSLCLRAEGAGKPASLGASCGDAMARWRLVSDSKLHVATSSSAAVDGDGALCLDVGADGRSVVTNPCRCLSADNSCDPQSQWFKLVTSTRSVAAEQTMLAQLPLKLKNWKIRSF; from the exons ATGAAGCCGTGCTGTCCAGCCGCCGCGTGGCTGGTTTGTGTTCTGGCCCTGCTGGCATGCCGCCGCCatgagcgggcggcggcggccgtgccgaCGCTGTCGACGGCGTCGCGGTGGGTGGTGGACGAGGGCGGGAGCCGGGTGAAGCTGGCGTGCGTGAACTGGCCGTCGCACCTGGAGCCGATGCTGGCGGAGGGCCTGAGCAAGCGGCCCGTGGGCGCCatcgcggcggccgtggccgccaTGGGCTTCAACTGCGTCAGGCTCACGTGGCCAACGTTCCTGGCCACCGACGCCTCCTACGGCGAGCTCACCGTCGCGCAGTCCTTCCAGCGGCTCAACCTCACCGAGTCGCTCGCCGGTATCAGGGCCAACAACCCCGACTTCGTCGACCTCAAGCTCATCGACGCGCTCAAG GCCGTGGTGAGCAGCCTGGGCAAGCACGACGTGATGGTGATCCTGGACAACCACCTGAGCAAGCCcgggtggtgctgcagcaacaCCGACGGCAACGGCTTCTTCGGCGACACCTACTTCGACCCGGACGTCTGGGTCGCCGGCCTCAAGAAGATGGCCGCCATGTTCGCCGGCGTGGACAACGTCGTCGGCATGAGCCTCCGGAACGAGCTCAGGGGGCCCAGGCAGAACGCCAACGACTGGTACAA GTACATGCAGCTCGGCGCGGAGGCGGTGCACGGGGCGAACCCGCGCGTGCTGGTCATCCTCTCGGGCCTCAGCTTCGACAACGACCTGGCCTTCATCAACTCGCGGCCGGTGAACCTGAGCTTCTCCGGGAAGGCGGCGTTCGAGGTGCACTGGTACAGCTTCTCCAACAGCCAGGAGTGGGGCTCGGGCAACGCCAACCAGGCCTGCGCGCGCATCACCGCCGgcgtcgcccgccgcgcgctctACCTGCTCGACAAGGGGTGGCCCGTCATCCTCAGCGAGTTCGGCGTCGACAACCGCGGCGGCAACACCAACGACAACCGCTACTacggctgcgccgccgccgccgccgccgacctcgacaTGGACTGGGCGCTCTGGGCGCTGCAGGGGAGCTACTACCTCCGGGAGGGCGTCCGGGACCTCGACGAGGTCTACGGCGTGCTCGACCGGGCCTGGAGCGGGCCCCGCAACGCCTCCGCGCTGAGCAGGGTCCAGGCCCTGCAGCGCCCGCTCAGGGGCCCCGGCCTGGACCAGGTGCCGCCGTACACGGTGCTCTTCCACCCGGTCACCGGGACGTGCGTGCtgcgccgccggtcgccgccgctggagctggGACCCTGCAGCGAGACGGAGGCCTGGGCGTACAGCGCGCAGGAGCAGCggctggcggtggcgccgcgAGACGGCTCGTCGCTGTGCCTCCGCGCCGAGGGCGCCGGCAAGCCCGCCAGCCTCGGCGCGAGCTGCGGCGACGCGATGGCGCGGTGGCGTCTCGTGTCGGACTCCAAGCTGCACGTCgcgacgtcgtcgtcggccgcggtcgacggcgacggcgcgctcTGCCTGGACGTGGGCGCCGACGGCCGGAGCGTGGTGACCAACCCGTGCCGGTGCCTGAGCGCCGACAACAGCTGCGACCCGCAGAGCCAGTGGTTCAAGCTGGTGACCAGCACGAGGAGCGTGGCCGCCGAGCAGACCATGCTCGCGCAGCTGCCACTCAAGCTCAAGAACTGGAAGATCAGGTCGTTTTGA
- the LOC101759256 gene encoding protein-L-isoaspartate O-methyltransferase: protein MCLAAASASASPARCRLSPSSAALPRRFLRSLLGAPSPARPSPPPQQPTKPLLRRCIPFHRMAQYWTRASLDKNKALVDYLKQYGAVRTDKVAEVMETIDRALFVPEGTPYIDSPMPIGFNATISAPHMHATCLELLKDHLQPGMHALDVGSGSGYLTACFAMMVGPEGRAVGIEHIPEIVASAIENVQKSAAAPLLKDGSLSFHVADGRFGFPDAAPYDVIHVGAAAPDIPQPLLDQLKPGGRMVIPVGTYSQELQVVDKNADGSISVRNDASVRYVPLTSRSAQLQDP, encoded by the exons ATgtgcctcgccgccgcgtccgcctccgcctcccccgctcGCTGCCGCCTctcgccctcctccgccgcgctccCTCGCCGCTTCCTCCGCAGCCTCCTCGGCGCCCCCTCCCCCGCGcggccgtccccgccgccgcagcagccgaCGAAGCCTCTGCTGCGGCGCTGCATCCCGTTCCACCGGATGGCG caatattggACTCGAGCGTCACTGGACAAGAACAAAGCTCTGGTTGACTACCTAAAGCAGTATGGTGCCGTTAGGACTGATAAAGTGGCTGAAGTGATGGAGACAATTGATAGAGCGTTATTTGTGCCAGAGGGCACCCCTTACATCGACAGTCCTATGCCAATTGGTTTCAATGCGACAATATCTGCTCCTCACATGCACGCAACCTGCTTAGAACTACTGAAGGATCATTTGCAGCCAGGCATGCATGCTCTGGATGTTGGATCAG GTAGTGGCTACTTGACAGCTTGTTTTGCAATGATGGTTGGACCAGAAGGCCGTGCAGTGGGAATTGAACACATCCCTGAAATTGTTGCTTCTGCTATTGAAAATGTCCAAAAAAGTGCTGCAGCTCCGCTACTGAAGGATGGATCGCTCTCTTTTCATGTTGCAG ATGGCAGGTTTGGCTTTCCAGATGCTGCCCCCTACGACGTGATCCATGTGGGTGCAGCGGCGCCCGATATCCCTCAGCCTCTGCTTGATCAGCTGAAGCCTGGTGGCCGGATGGTCATACCTGTGGGCACCTACTCCCAGGAGCTGCAGGTGGTGGACAAGAACGCCGACGGATCGATCAGCGTCCGGAACGACGCCTCCGTTCGCTACGTCCCTCTGACCAGCCGCTCTGCCCAGTTGCAAGACCCCTAA
- the LOC101782495 gene encoding dirigent protein 21, with the protein MGTTATTIEESSNMGDTEETVANQVKEVIEVDKEEEEQPGDKKGHPFGDQGGSLTRIHLYVHETFKGANSTAIRPVASPLGANSSFGSVGVLDDELRVGRDRASELLGRFQGLVLGTGLEGGANYLTSVTFVFTAGDYQGSTLSVVGPVLGFKGAIERPVVGGTGQVQDGQRGYSMLKLLGNPTPETVLFEVDLFVLVHRGKY; encoded by the exons ATGGGTACAACGGCAACAACAATAGAGGAATCCTCCAAC ATGGGGGATACTGAAGAAACTGTGGCAAATCAAGTGAAAGAAGTGATAGAGGtagacaaggaggaggaggagcaaccAGGGGATAAGAAAGG ACACCCCTTCGGCGACCAAGGCGGCAGCCTCACGCGCATCCACCTCTACGTCCACGAGACGTTCAAGGGCGCCAACTCCACCGCGATCAGGCCGGTCGCGTCGCCGCTCGGCGCCAACTCATCGTTCGGGTCCGTGGGCGTGCTCGACGACGAGCTGCGCGTCGGCCGGGACCGGGCGTCCGAGCTCCTCGGGCGGTTCCAGGGTCTCGTCCTCGGCACCGGCCTCGAGGGTGGCGCGAACTACCTGACGTCCGTCACCTTCGTGTTCACCGCCGGCGATTACCAGGGGAGCACGCTGTCGGTGGTGGGCCCTGTGCTCGGGTTCAAGGGCGCCATCGAACGCCCCGTGGTGGGCGGCACCGGGCAAGTTCAGGATGGCCAGCGCGGCTACTCCATGCTGAAGCTCTTGGGCAACCCGACGCCGGAAACTGTCCTCTTCGAGGTCGACCTGTTCGTGCTCGTGCATCGTGGCAAGTATTAG